The Brasilonema sennae CENA114 genome includes a region encoding these proteins:
- a CDS encoding AAA-like domain-containing protein — translation MRSPVYAQRGFSKTPLPKSPIWGNQTPFGWGIGRAKGDRYLQRHILKGLGHPLVLAMDEVDRVFDTKFRNDFFGMLRSWHNNRAIYPSLDKLDLVLVTSTEPYQLIDDLNQSPFNVGQIIELEDFTPEQVAQLNARHNPYSNKL, via the coding sequence TTGCGATCGCCCGTATATGCCCAGAGGGGTTTTTCCAAAACCCCTCTCCCCAAATCTCCGATTTGGGGCAACCAAACTCCGTTTGGTTGGGGCATAGGGCGCGCCAAGGGCGATCGCTATTTACAACGCCATATCTTAAAAGGATTGGGACATCCCTTGGTATTGGCAATGGATGAAGTCGATAGAGTTTTTGACACCAAATTCCGCAATGATTTTTTTGGGATGTTGCGTAGCTGGCATAATAATCGTGCGATTTATCCGAGTTTAGACAAATTGGATTTGGTACTGGTTACTTCTACTGAACCATATCAGTTAATTGATGATTTGAATCAGTCTCCGTTTAATGTCGGGCAGATTATTGAGTTAGAAGATTTTACACCTGAACAAGTTGCCCAACTCAATGCTCGTCATAATCCATATTCAAATAAGCTGTAG
- a CDS encoding AAA-like domain-containing protein, whose protein sequence is MHGVFISPLIKFTQKYGLVPARNAGKRVAYLDFQQLNNSVLNDEELFFRHFCSWISDELELEDKVEEYFNRNLTTIQRCDRPYMPRGVFPKPLSPNLRFGATKLRLVGA, encoded by the coding sequence ATGCACGGGGTTTTCATCTCACCCCTTATAAAATTTACTCAGAAATATGGGCTTGTACCTGCAAGGAATGCGGGTAAGCGAGTTGCTTATCTTGATTTTCAACAGTTGAACAATTCTGTACTTAACGATGAGGAACTGTTCTTCCGTCACTTTTGTTCTTGGATCAGCGATGAACTGGAACTGGAAGATAAAGTCGAGGAGTATTTTAATCGAAACTTAACGACGATTCAACGTTGCGATCGCCCGTATATGCCCAGAGGGGTTTTTCCAAAACCCCTCTCCCCAAATCTCCGATTTGGGGCAACCAAACTCCGTTTGGTTGGGGCATAG
- a CDS encoding iron ABC transporter permease codes for MPSLKYKLKPILRTFQHFSWKTLFFPTLLITLILTFLLDLALGSVHIPLTQVITILLNGEPEKATWTNIILKFRLPKALTATLAGAALGVSGLQMQTLFKNPLAGPFVLGISSGASLGVALVVLATSVTGAGTLFKDLGVIGDFGLVVAASLGAAAVLGLVLLVSHRVEDTMTLLILGLLFGYATSAIVSILLHLSQSQQIQSYLLWTFGSFGGVTWQQMLVLAPVVLIALLISLMLSKPLNALLLGEAYARSLGLGVEEVRFWILITSSILAGAITAFCGPIAFLGVAVPHLCRSLFNTCEHRVLVPAVTFMGAILALIADLISQLPGSEIVLPLNSVTALIGTPVVTWVILRRHSRTSFPK; via the coding sequence ATGCCATCTCTAAAATATAAATTAAAACCAATTTTACGAACTTTTCAACATTTCAGTTGGAAAACACTCTTCTTTCCCACACTACTCATAACATTAATTCTCACGTTCTTGCTAGACTTAGCCCTTGGCTCAGTCCACATACCTTTAACCCAAGTCATTACAATCCTACTAAACGGAGAACCCGAAAAAGCAACTTGGACTAATATTATTCTGAAATTTCGCTTACCCAAAGCCTTAACCGCAACCCTTGCTGGTGCAGCTTTAGGCGTGAGTGGGTTGCAAATGCAAACACTTTTTAAAAACCCTTTAGCAGGACCTTTTGTATTAGGAATTAGTTCCGGTGCTTCTTTAGGAGTCGCGTTGGTGGTGTTAGCAACCAGTGTAACGGGTGCGGGTACGTTGTTCAAAGATTTAGGGGTGATTGGCGATTTTGGTTTAGTTGTGGCGGCGAGTCTGGGTGCAGCAGCAGTGTTGGGGTTAGTGTTACTTGTTTCTCACCGCGTCGAAGACACGATGACGCTATTGATTTTAGGATTGTTGTTTGGCTATGCAACCAGTGCTATTGTCAGTATCTTGCTGCATTTGAGTCAAAGTCAGCAAATCCAATCATACTTACTGTGGACTTTTGGCAGTTTTGGTGGTGTCACCTGGCAACAAATGCTAGTTCTAGCGCCTGTGGTACTGATAGCGTTGTTAATTTCGTTGATGCTATCCAAACCTTTGAACGCACTCCTTCTGGGTGAAGCTTATGCTCGCAGTCTCGGTTTAGGTGTAGAAGAAGTCAGATTTTGGATTCTTATCACTTCTTCCATCTTAGCAGGTGCGATTACCGCCTTTTGTGGACCGATCGCCTTTTTAGGTGTAGCAGTTCCTCACCTTTGTCGCAGTCTGTTCAATACTTGTGAACATCGGGTGTTAGTCCCTGCTGTGACTTTCATGGGTGCAATTTTGGCGTTAATTGCAGATTTGATCTCACAGCTACCGGGAAGTGAGATAGTGTTACCTTTGAATTCTGTTACCGCTTTGATAGGAACTCCTGTTGTGACTTGGGTGATTTTGCGTCGTCACTCTCGCACATCTTTTCCGAAATGA
- a CDS encoding BrnT family toxin, translating to MEFEFDEHKSASNKVKHGIDFISAQELWLDADRVEVAARTEGEPRFLVIGWFNGKHWAAVITYRGERVRIISVRRARNQEVELYESPRV from the coding sequence ATGGAATTTGAGTTCGACGAGCACAAAAGCGCCTCGAACAAGGTGAAACACGGCATCGACTTCATTTCGGCGCAAGAACTGTGGCTCGATGCTGATCGAGTAGAGGTTGCTGCTCGCACCGAAGGAGAGCCGAGGTTCCTTGTGATTGGCTGGTTCAATGGAAAGCATTGGGCTGCTGTGATCACGTACAGGGGGGAACGGGTGCGGATTATTTCAGTACGGCGAGCACGAAATCAGGAGGTAGAGCTATATGAAAGCCCAAGAGTTTGA
- a CDS encoding LysR family transcriptional regulator, protein MHKINLLTLDFNLLVVLSALLEERNVTNAGEKIGLSQSATSHALGRLRQVFNDPLLVRSPKGMVLTPRALELVEPLQKILLNIEQLVQPTVFEPKTAQGTIHVAASDYSVVVVLPKILKLVCDNAPHLNLECHHWGSDILDNLRNGGIDLGLGVLNLPQPSELKFQTLFVEDLVSVVRSDHPITQTDVTIESYVAWPHASITIPNSPASPIMHSPIKHVDNALSDLGVKRRVMLKLPHFLAAPVIVAQSDLILTLPRRIAMLFANYTNLALLEPPIELGKYDYMQFWHERCDYDPQHIWLRDLIVSQIQGL, encoded by the coding sequence ATGCATAAAATAAATTTGTTGACATTGGATTTTAATCTTCTAGTGGTGTTATCTGCCTTGCTGGAAGAGCGTAACGTCACGAATGCTGGAGAAAAAATTGGCTTGAGTCAATCCGCTACCAGTCATGCGCTTGGGCGATTACGTCAAGTGTTCAACGACCCACTGCTAGTGCGCTCTCCCAAAGGCATGGTTCTTACACCACGCGCCCTTGAGTTAGTAGAGCCATTACAAAAAATTTTGTTAAATATCGAGCAATTGGTTCAACCAACCGTGTTTGAACCGAAAACAGCACAAGGTACAATCCACGTAGCGGCATCAGATTACTCAGTGGTTGTGGTTCTGCCAAAGATTCTTAAGCTTGTTTGTGACAATGCACCCCATCTAAATCTGGAGTGTCATCATTGGGGTTCTGACATATTAGATAACTTACGAAATGGCGGGATCGATCTAGGCTTAGGAGTTCTAAATTTACCCCAACCCTCGGAGTTAAAGTTCCAAACGTTATTTGTCGAAGATTTGGTATCTGTGGTTCGATCTGACCATCCGATCACTCAAACAGATGTAACGATTGAGTCTTACGTTGCTTGGCCACATGCCTCAATCACAATTCCAAACTCGCCTGCAAGCCCAATCATGCACTCGCCGATCAAGCATGTTGATAATGCGTTGTCAGACTTAGGTGTGAAGCGTCGGGTGATGTTGAAGTTACCGCATTTTCTCGCGGCTCCTGTGATTGTCGCTCAGAGCGATCTGATTCTGACATTACCCCGTCGAATTGCCATGCTTTTTGCTAACTATACAAACCTTGCTCTGCTTGAACCACCGATTGAACTTGGTAAATACGACTATATGCAGTTTTGGCATGAGCGTTGCGATTACGATCCGCAACACATTTGGCTACGGGATTTAATAGTGTCCCAAATCCAGGGACTTTGA
- the brnA gene encoding type II toxin-antitoxin system BrnA family antitoxin, translating into MKAQEFDEKFDNGEDVTSYLDLSTVRRPGYEQRRINVDFPIWMIEALDREAARLGVTRQSIIKVWIAQRLECHS; encoded by the coding sequence ATGAAAGCCCAAGAGTTTGACGAAAAGTTCGACAACGGCGAGGACGTAACTTCATACCTTGATCTTTCCACCGTTCGCCGCCCAGGTTATGAGCAGCGGCGGATCAACGTCGATTTCCCGATATGGATGATTGAAGCACTTGATCGTGAGGCGGCGCGGCTCGGTGTCACTCGACAGTCCATCATTAAGGTATGGATTGCTCAACGGCTTGAGTGCCATTCGTAA
- a CDS encoding DUF86 domain-containing protein gives MCESVQKLPTDWKNAYPETEWSNIAGFRNRLTHEYLSVDLDIVWNVIENYLPSLERTIEAMAQEFWNI, from the coding sequence ATGTGTGAGTCTGTACAAAAATTACCAACTGATTGGAAAAATGCATACCCTGAGACAGAATGGAGTAATATTGCTGGCTTTCGTAATAGATTAACTCATGAATATCTAAGTGTAGACCTTGATATTGTTTGGAATGTCATTGAAAACTATTTGCCTTCTCTAGAAAGAACAATTGAAGCAATGGCACAGGAGTTTTGGAATATTTAG
- a CDS encoding cupin domain-containing protein: MYATSCMIPVIKSPKDYQAYRISPNDSNRLAIIFDTASANTSLTCCVEIFDVGGKTPPNRHQLAVELFFVLKGEGIASCDGKVVRIKAGDSLLVPATSTHVIENIGYGRLYTLTIMVPNEDFAELIRSGTPVELDEEDMAVLGRVDSLMPCKV, translated from the coding sequence ATGTACGCGACTAGTTGTATGATTCCGGTGATCAAATCTCCCAAAGATTACCAAGCATATCGCATTAGTCCCAATGACTCAAACCGCTTGGCGATTATATTCGACACCGCAAGCGCTAATACTTCTTTGACTTGTTGCGTAGAAATTTTTGATGTTGGTGGGAAAACACCACCCAATCGTCATCAATTGGCGGTGGAACTGTTTTTTGTCCTCAAAGGAGAAGGAATCGCCAGTTGTGATGGCAAAGTAGTCCGAATTAAAGCAGGAGATAGTTTGTTAGTTCCTGCCACTAGCACTCATGTGATTGAAAATATCGGTTATGGTCGTTTATATACGCTGACTATTATGGTTCCGAATGAAGATTTTGCGGAATTGATTCGTAGTGGTACGCCAGTGGAGTTGGATGAGGAAGATATGGCAGTGTTGGGGAGAGTGGATAGCTTAATGCCATGTAAAGTGTGA
- a CDS encoding cysteine hydrolase family protein has protein sequence MKIPVRNLGIAPNAWAVNHTFADITRSPQIPQPVILSTETKTLRLDLAKTAILVIDMQNDFCHPDGWLAHIGVDVTPAQKPVQPLQILLPELRNKNVPVFWVNWGNRPDLLNISANLLHVYNSTGEGVGLGDPLPSNGAKVLMAGSWAAAVVDELQQLPQDIRVDKYRMSGFWDTPLDSILRNLGRTTLLFAGVNADQCVMATLQDANFLGYDCLLVKDCTATTSPEYCWLATIYNVNQCFGFVSDSQAILNALQQSPGC, from the coding sequence ATGAAGATACCTGTTCGGAATTTAGGAATTGCACCAAACGCATGGGCAGTAAACCATACGTTTGCAGATATCACTCGTTCTCCCCAGATCCCACAACCCGTTATTTTATCAACAGAAACCAAAACCCTCCGCCTTGACTTGGCAAAAACTGCCATTCTCGTCATTGATATGCAAAACGACTTCTGTCACCCTGATGGCTGGTTGGCGCATATCGGTGTGGATGTCACCCCAGCGCAGAAACCTGTTCAACCTTTACAAATCTTATTACCTGAACTGAGAAACAAAAATGTACCCGTGTTCTGGGTGAATTGGGGAAATCGTCCCGACTTACTTAATATTAGTGCCAATCTGCTTCACGTCTATAACTCCACTGGTGAGGGCGTGGGATTAGGTGATCCCTTACCGAGTAACGGCGCTAAAGTACTCATGGCGGGTAGTTGGGCGGCGGCGGTGGTAGATGAACTCCAACAATTACCCCAGGATATTCGTGTAGATAAATATCGTATGAGTGGTTTTTGGGATACCCCTTTGGATAGTATCCTGCGGAACTTGGGCAGAACAACACTACTTTTTGCAGGAGTGAATGCTGATCAATGTGTGATGGCTACCTTACAAGATGCCAACTTCTTAGGATACGACTGCCTACTAGTTAAAGATTGTACTGCGACAACTTCGCCTGAGTATTGTTGGTTAGCGACAATATACAACGTCAACCAGTGCTTTGGTTTTGTGAGTGATTCGCAAGCAATCTTAAACGCACTTCAACAAAGCCCTGGATGTTGA
- a CDS encoding DUF4347 domain-containing protein, which produces MKITGILFIDPSVNNYEILLEFVVANIKAIVLDPEQDGVVQITQVLSQHRGVENVHIVSHGSPGTLTLGNSELSLNTLELYADQLKNWFSPLRVRQSLTPAETLREQVGEPERPSGISCGDATRTQSPRSGEPSFALSHQIPTEGDPPAVLAHATCLNAGNPRTAVAPQRAGSLDSHLRFSPVSSLLLYGCHVAAGDAGEEFITKLHQLTKANVAASANLTGNAILGGDWNLEVNIGNISNQPLALSAEVTEAYPYVLNSAPILNNTEVILSAVNQNAGAPIGAVGTPIFSLVTLGGNVIDQDPDALTGIAITNTDTTNGNWFYTINNGTNWAALGSVSDNNARLLAADAITRVYFQPNPAFSSPSPIANALAFHAWDQTTGTNGSTADTTLNGEATAFSTGINTAAITVNAVNSAPTLNNTNLTLTAIDEDAGEPTGPVGTLISSLVTADNVIDPDSNALRGVAITNADNTNGNFFYSADDGNSWAPLELVSNTNARLLAADGITRIYFQPKANFNGTINNALTFRAWDQTTGTNTSIANTTISGGTTAFSSTTGAGGITINSVNDAPTLSEANITLTAINQNVGAPIGAVGTLVSSLVRLGDNVIDPDSNALTGIAITNANNTNGNWFYSTNNGSSWIPVGILSDTNARLLAANASTRIYFQPNGNFNGSIENVLTFRAWDQTTGTNGSTADTTLNGIATAFSTGVNTSTITINAVNNAPILLDTNLFLSTVEDAAAPTGPVGTLVSSLVSLGVNVTDSDNNITAGNGSTGNALTGLAITNANTTNGSWFYSTDDGSSWAALGAVSDTNARLLTADGTTRLYFQPTANFNGSINNALTFRAWDQTTGTNGSTANTTLNGGATAFSIATDTVAITVDAVNDAPILRDTNVTLTAIDKNAGAPIGAVGTLVSSLVSLGANGNVTDPDTNPLTGVAIANADTTNGTFFYSTDNGNNWAALGVVSNTNARLLAADANTRIYFQPNANFNGTISNALTFRAWDQTTGTNGSTADTTVNGGATAFSSATDTAAISIGSVISPINPATPPPNFYNGKVASTLKQTSNNIFQLEGSNPQLEVTLNKANSNQVNELGVFVVDDDQGTINGIAPGAENYAQAALSRAKTIFSAITDNPNGFNTDLTRLLAFNSSARLQFFLVNNSSIDAVQAGSTSAKDLIFSNPLTQKVTDLGNGEFTLALNDTSNSNNSNFQNLVVNIKATNQSLPLGASLQGNPFGELIDLRNVSTQVKADFVLNREARNNDFVGFYQVADANGGIDLDGNGTVDLRPGDAGYAQAAVQRRVPGIDLTVANQSTATFTHNLSPGSLLAPFIISNGTPDAILDGNPNNDPAVYFSFLGANSDKADHIRLLGNNTFGFEDLASGGDKDYNDMIVKVNLSNA; this is translated from the coding sequence ATGAAGATTACAGGCATTCTTTTCATTGATCCATCTGTCAACAACTACGAAATTTTACTTGAGTTTGTTGTTGCAAATATCAAGGCTATTGTTCTTGATCCCGAGCAAGATGGAGTCGTACAAATTACCCAGGTACTATCTCAACACCGTGGAGTGGAAAATGTCCACATAGTTTCCCACGGCTCTCCGGGAACCCTAACTCTTGGCAATAGTGAACTCAGCCTCAACACTCTAGAACTTTACGCTGACCAACTCAAGAATTGGTTCTCACCCTTACGGGTTCGCCAGTCGCTAACTCCTGCGGAGACGCTGCGCGAACAAGTCGGGGAACCCGAACGCCCTTCGGGTATCTCCTGCGGAGACGCTACGCGAACGCAGTCGCCTAGGTCGGGAGAGCCGTCATTCGCGCTGTCTCACCAGATACCTACGGAGGGAGACCCTCCTGCAGTACTGGCTCACGCCACATGCCTCAACGCGGGGAACCCGCGCACGGCAGTGGCTCCCCAACGCGCTGGCTCACTAGATTCTCACCTTCGGTTCTCTCCAGTTTCCTCCCTTCTCTTATATGGTTGCCATGTGGCTGCAGGTGATGCTGGGGAAGAATTCATCACCAAGCTACACCAACTCACCAAAGCAAATGTTGCCGCCTCCGCCAACCTGACTGGCAATGCTATTTTGGGGGGTGATTGGAACCTAGAAGTCAACATTGGCAACATTTCAAATCAACCACTGGCATTAAGCGCTGAGGTTACGGAAGCGTATCCATATGTACTCAATAGTGCTCCCATCCTCAATAATACTGAGGTCATCCTGAGTGCCGTTAACCAAAATGCAGGCGCACCCATAGGGGCAGTTGGTACCCCAATTTTCTCCTTAGTGACGCTTGGTGGTAACGTTATTGACCAAGACCCCGATGCACTCACAGGTATTGCCATTACAAACACTGACACTACCAATGGCAATTGGTTCTACACCATCAACAATGGCACCAACTGGGCAGCTTTGGGGTCTGTCTCCGATAACAACGCTCGCCTATTAGCGGCTGATGCAATCACCCGCGTTTACTTCCAGCCCAACCCCGCCTTCAGTAGCCCTAGTCCTATTGCCAATGCTCTGGCTTTCCATGCGTGGGACCAAACCACTGGTACCAACGGCAGCACTGCGGATACAACACTCAACGGTGAGGCGACTGCCTTTAGCACTGGGATTAACACTGCAGCAATTACCGTCAATGCCGTTAATAGTGCTCCTACCCTCAATAACACCAACCTCACCCTAACTGCGATTGATGAAGACGCAGGTGAACCCACAGGACCAGTTGGTACCCTTATTTCCTCCTTAGTCACGGCTGATAACGTCATCGATCCAGACAGCAATGCACTTAGAGGTGTTGCGATCACAAATGCTGACAATACCAATGGCAACTTCTTTTACAGCGCTGACGATGGCAACAGCTGGGCACCTTTAGAGTTGGTATCTAATACTAACGCTCGCTTATTGGCGGCTGATGGAATTACCCGCATTTACTTTCAGCCCAAAGCCAACTTTAATGGGACCATCAACAATGCCCTCACCTTCCGTGCCTGGGACCAAACCACTGGTACCAACACAAGCATTGCGAACACCACCATTAGTGGTGGCACTACTGCTTTTAGCAGTACAACTGGCGCTGGAGGAATTACGATCAATTCCGTCAATGATGCTCCTACCCTCAGTGAAGCTAATATCACCCTAACTGCAATTAACCAAAATGTAGGCGCACCCATAGGCGCAGTTGGAACCCTTGTTTCCTCCCTAGTCCGTCTTGGTGATAACGTCATCGATCCAGACAGCAATGCACTCACAGGTATTGCGATCACAAATGCTAACAATACCAACGGCAATTGGTTCTACAGCACCAACAACGGCAGCAGCTGGATACCTGTAGGCATTTTATCCGACACCAACGCTCGCCTATTGGCGGCTAATGCAAGCACCCGGATTTACTTCCAGCCCAACGGCAACTTTAATGGCAGCATCGAGAATGTTTTAACCTTTCGTGCGTGGGACCAAACCACTGGTACCAACGGCAGTACTGCGGACACCACCCTCAACGGAATTGCTACTGCTTTTAGCACTGGGGTTAACACTAGCACAATTACCATCAACGCCGTCAATAATGCTCCTATCCTGCTTGACACCAACCTCTTCCTAAGCACAGTTGAAGATGCAGCCGCACCCACAGGACCAGTTGGTACCCTTGTTTCCTCCTTAGTCAGTCTTGGTGTTAACGTCACAGACTCAGACAACAATATAACTGCAGGTAATGGATCTACAGGTAATGCACTTACAGGTCTTGCCATCACAAATGCGAACACTACCAACGGCAGTTGGTTCTACAGCACCGATGATGGCAGCAGCTGGGCAGCTTTAGGAGCTGTGTCCGACACCAACGCCCGCCTATTAACGGCTGATGGAACCACTCGCCTTTACTTCCAACCCACCGCTAACTTCAATGGCTCGATCAACAACGCCCTAACCTTCCGCGCATGGGACCAGACCACTGGTACCAACGGCAGCACTGCGAACACCACCCTCAACGGTGGTGCAACTGCCTTTAGCATTGCGACTGACACTGTTGCAATCACCGTTGATGCCGTCAATGATGCTCCTATCCTGCGTGACACCAACGTCACTCTAACTGCCATTGACAAAAATGCAGGCGCACCCATAGGGGCAGTTGGCACGCTTGTTTCTTCGTTGGTGAGTTTGGGTGCTAATGGTAACGTCACCGATCCGGACACTAATCCACTCACAGGTGTTGCGATCGCAAATGCTGACACTACCAACGGCACCTTCTTCTACAGCACCGACAATGGCAATAACTGGGCAGCTTTAGGAGTTGTATCCAACACCAACGCCCGTCTATTGGCGGCTGATGCTAACACCCGTATTTACTTCCAGCCCAATGCCAACTTCAATGGCACCATCAGCAATGCTTTGACTTTCCGTGCGTGGGACCAAACCACTGGTACCAACGGCAGCACTGCGGACACTACCGTCAACGGTGGCGCGACTGCCTTTAGCAGTGCGACTGACACTGCTGCAATTAGCATTGGTAGTGTCATCTCTCCCATCAATCCTGCCACCCCTCCTCCCAACTTTTATAACGGCAAAGTTGCTTCTACCCTCAAACAAACTTCTAACAACATTTTCCAGTTAGAAGGCAGCAACCCACAACTTGAAGTCACTCTCAACAAAGCCAATTCTAATCAGGTGAATGAACTGGGAGTGTTTGTAGTTGACGATGACCAAGGAACAATTAATGGTATTGCTCCTGGTGCAGAAAATTATGCCCAAGCTGCACTTTCAAGAGCCAAGACTATTTTCTCAGCCATTACCGATAATCCCAATGGGTTTAATACTGACTTAACACGTCTACTTGCATTTAACTCAAGTGCGCGTCTGCAATTCTTCTTAGTCAACAATAGCAGTATTGACGCTGTGCAAGCTGGCTCAACCTCTGCCAAAGACCTCATCTTTTCCAACCCCTTAACGCAAAAAGTAACAGACTTGGGGAATGGTGAGTTTACATTGGCTTTGAATGATACATCAAATAGCAACAATTCCAACTTCCAAAATTTGGTAGTGAATATCAAGGCAACAAATCAATCGTTACCTCTGGGTGCTAGTCTTCAGGGAAATCCTTTTGGAGAACTGATTGATTTACGCAATGTGTCAACTCAGGTCAAAGCAGACTTTGTCTTAAACAGAGAAGCAAGGAATAACGATTTCGTTGGCTTTTATCAAGTGGCTGATGCGAATGGTGGTATTGATCTTGATGGTAACGGCACAGTGGACTTGCGTCCTGGTGATGCAGGTTATGCTCAAGCTGCAGTGCAGCGACGTGTTCCAGGTATTGACTTAACAGTCGCCAACCAAAGTACTGCTACATTCACACATAATCTTAGCCCTGGTTCACTCTTGGCACCATTCATTATTTCTAATGGTACGCCAGATGCAATTTTAGATGGAAATCCAAATAACGACCCTGCAGTGTATTTTTCCTTCTTAGGAGCTAACTCAGATAAGGCTGACCATATTCGCTTGTTGGGAAATAACACCTTTGGCTTTGAAGATTTAGCAAGTGGGGGTGATAAGGATTACAACGATATGATTGTTAAAGTGAATTTGAGTAATGCTTAA
- a CDS encoding nucleotidyltransferase family protein, with the protein MKLKEILQEKRAEILSIAAKHGAYNLRIFGSVARGEETPSSDIDFLIDYDLNKITPWFPGGLVQELETLLNRKVDVVTTNSLHYLIQDKVLKEAIPL; encoded by the coding sequence ATGAAATTAAAAGAAATCCTCCAAGAAAAACGAGCAGAAATTCTCAGTATTGCTGCTAAACATGGTGCTTATAATCTCCGAATTTTTGGTAGTGTAGCTAGAGGAGAAGAAACACCAAGCAGTGATATTGATTTTTTGATTGATTATGACTTGAATAAAATTACGCCTTGGTTTCCTGGTGGCTTAGTTCAAGAGTTAGAAACCTTGTTGAATCGGAAGGTTGATGTGGTAACTACTAATTCTTTACATTATTTGATTCAAGATAAAGTCTTAAAAGAGGCTATTCCTTTATGA